The Sinorhizobium meliloti genome includes a window with the following:
- a CDS encoding transposase has protein sequence MSDSVNQPRTFEVLTAAPVRARRKPRDWPNEEKERLIAETLLPGANVSAIARAEGLDPSQLYGWRRKALSSGLVAPLTETAKKEVKFARVEPVASSAVEIVLGDVVVRVGGDIESDHLVKILRAVRKA, from the coding sequence ATGAGCGACAGTGTGAATCAGCCACGAACATTCGAGGTTTTGACGGCGGCGCCGGTGCGGGCGCGGCGCAAGCCGCGAGACTGGCCGAACGAGGAGAAGGAGCGCCTGATTGCCGAGACGTTGTTGCCTGGAGCCAATGTCTCTGCGATCGCGCGCGCTGAGGGATTGGATCCCTCGCAGCTTTACGGGTGGCGTCGCAAGGCACTGTCATCGGGGTTGGTTGCGCCCCTGACGGAAACCGCGAAGAAGGAGGTCAAGTTCGCGCGCGTTGAGCCGGTGGCAAGCTCTGCGGTCGAAATCGTCCTCGGTGATGTCGTGGTGCGCGTCGGCGGCGATATCGAGTCGGATCACCTGGTGAAGATACTCCGAGCGGTCCGCAAGGCATGA
- a CDS encoding SDR family NAD(P)-dependent oxidoreductase translates to MTQGTALITGASSGIGAVYAERLARRGHDLILVARDFDRLKSLASSLSGDHGVVVTPLITDLTSAADLERVLAKLRTDAGISLLVNCAGIGPNGPLLASDLNGLSKMVQLNVDVLHSLTATAANAFARRRNGAIINIASAVALLPERFNATYVATKAFVLALTQALSAELEPHGVRMQAVLPGFTRTEIFDRAGIDISVIPEDMMMDAGEMVDAALAGLDRGEVVTIPSLADSDLWEQHERTRRDLGPHLSLKHAAARYRPRGETR, encoded by the coding sequence ATGACACAAGGAACAGCACTTATCACCGGAGCCTCATCAGGCATCGGCGCGGTATACGCCGAACGCCTGGCTCGCCGGGGTCACGATCTCATTCTCGTCGCCCGTGACTTCGACCGCCTGAAATCATTGGCCAGCAGCCTGTCAGGCGACCACGGCGTGGTCGTCACGCCTCTGATCACAGACCTTACCAGCGCTGCCGATCTGGAACGGGTACTGGCGAAGCTTCGGACGGACGCCGGGATATCCCTGCTTGTGAACTGTGCCGGCATCGGCCCGAACGGCCCTTTGCTGGCATCGGACCTTAACGGTCTCAGCAAGATGGTGCAGCTCAATGTCGACGTCCTGCATTCCCTGACCGCGACGGCGGCGAACGCCTTTGCGCGCCGCCGCAACGGAGCGATCATAAACATAGCTTCCGCGGTGGCGCTGTTGCCCGAGCGTTTTAACGCGACCTATGTTGCGACAAAGGCGTTCGTTCTTGCTCTGACGCAGGCGCTCTCCGCAGAACTCGAGCCGCACGGCGTCCGAATGCAAGCCGTGCTTCCGGGCTTTACGCGCACCGAGATATTCGACAGAGCCGGCATCGACATCAGCGTGATCCCCGAGGACATGATGATGGATGCGGGCGAGATGGTGGACGCGGCCCTAGCTGGCTTGGATCGTGGCGAGGTGGTGACGATCCCCTCGCTCGCCGACAGCGACCTCTGGGAGCAGCATGAAAGGACAAGACGCGACCTCGGGCCGCACCTCTCGCTGAAACATGCGGCCGCACGGTATCGGCCGAGAGGAGAGACGAGATGA
- a CDS encoding MBL fold metallo-hydrolase, translated as MSDPRAVLFTRRDLLSVTAVAASAAMFPPGVYASGFHRFTHGAFDITVVSDGFITLPAEILLPDTTPEERQMIMARLGGNDQGAPVQANIPLIRHGDDLILIDNGSGSNFQSTAGKLAVNLSALGVDPAKITKVVFTHAHPDHSGATTTSDGKVLYPNAHYFVSRVEWDFWTDKNFEAKMPQVLHGFAQGAQRDLFAVRDRLTLVKPGEEIVPGMLVVGTPGHTPGHISIELAGDGNLLVTGDACTNDVIFFEHPSWHFGFDTDAETALKSRQMLLDRAASEKLRMLGYHWAYPGIGYAERRGSGYAFVKA; from the coding sequence ATGAGCGATCCAAGAGCAGTGCTATTCACGCGTCGCGACTTACTCTCAGTCACCGCCGTGGCGGCTTCGGCCGCAATGTTCCCGCCAGGCGTGTACGCCTCCGGTTTCCATCGGTTCACGCACGGCGCGTTCGACATCACCGTCGTCAGTGACGGCTTCATTACACTGCCGGCCGAAATACTCCTGCCGGACACCACGCCCGAGGAACGGCAGATGATAATGGCAAGGCTCGGCGGCAACGACCAAGGCGCGCCCGTGCAGGCCAACATTCCACTCATCCGCCACGGCGACGACCTCATTCTGATCGACAACGGCTCCGGGTCGAATTTCCAGTCCACGGCCGGGAAGCTCGCGGTCAACCTCAGCGCCTTGGGCGTGGACCCCGCGAAGATCACGAAGGTCGTCTTCACCCATGCCCATCCCGATCACTCGGGCGCGACGACCACCTCCGACGGCAAGGTTCTGTATCCCAATGCCCATTACTTCGTCAGCCGGGTCGAATGGGATTTCTGGACCGACAAGAACTTCGAAGCCAAAATGCCTCAAGTCCTGCACGGTTTCGCGCAGGGGGCCCAGCGCGACCTGTTCGCCGTACGGGACCGACTGACACTCGTCAAACCGGGCGAGGAGATCGTGCCTGGCATGCTGGTCGTTGGCACCCCAGGCCATACGCCAGGTCACATCTCAATCGAACTCGCCGGCGACGGGAACCTCCTCGTCACAGGGGACGCCTGCACCAATGATGTCATCTTCTTCGAGCATCCTTCATGGCATTTCGGCTTCGATACCGATGCGGAGACCGCGCTCAAAAGCAGGCAAATGCTCTTGGATCGGGCTGCGTCCGAGAAGTTGCGGATGCTCGGTTACCACTGGGCGTATCCAGGCATCGGGTATGCGGAGCGTCGCGGGAGCGGCTATGCGTTCGTGAAGGCATAG
- the tnpC gene encoding IS66 family transposase, with translation MDLPLSDLPDDVDALKAMVLALAREQAAKEVRLKVAEAEIARLEAVEKSANERIANLTLIMKVLQRTQNGKRSERLRLGVNDEQVSFAFEEVETGLSAIRSELDRAAKDKPKRAPRPRKGFAAHLERIEEVIEPEIPAGCEGLAKVLIGEDRSERLDVVPPKFRVIVTRRPKYAFRGSDGVVQALAPAHIIEGGLPTERLLAYIAVSKYADGLPLYRQEAIYLRDGVEISRSLMAQWMGHLGFELQMLADYILERVKESERIFADETTLPTLAPGSGKTTKAWLWAYARDDRPYGGTSPPMVAYRFEDSRGADCVTRHLSGFTGILQVDGYSAYTNLAKTRAKTGSNETVQLAGCWAHLRRKFYDLHISGVSQAATDTVLAMTELWRIEDEVRGKDADSRAARRQEKSSTTVASLFELWEKELGKVSGKSKTAEAIRYALTRREALERFLTDGRIEIDSNIVERAIRPQTITRKNSLFAGSEGGGRTWATVATLLQTCKMNGVDPLDWLSETLTRIAQGWPASEIEALMPWNFRSDAVS, from the coding sequence ATGGATTTGCCCCTTAGCGACCTGCCGGACGACGTTGATGCGCTGAAAGCGATGGTTCTCGCGTTGGCGCGCGAACAAGCCGCGAAAGAGGTCCGGCTGAAGGTGGCCGAGGCTGAGATCGCGCGGTTGGAGGCGGTTGAGAAGAGCGCCAACGAGCGGATTGCCAACCTGACCTTGATCATGAAGGTTTTGCAGCGCACGCAAAATGGCAAGCGCTCTGAGCGGCTCCGCCTCGGGGTCAATGACGAGCAGGTCTCCTTTGCCTTCGAAGAGGTCGAAACCGGCCTATCGGCAATCCGCAGCGAACTCGATCGCGCAGCCAAGGACAAGCCGAAGCGAGCGCCGCGTCCGCGCAAGGGTTTTGCCGCCCATCTCGAGCGCATCGAAGAGGTCATCGAGCCGGAAATCCCGGCCGGGTGCGAGGGGCTGGCAAAGGTTCTGATCGGAGAGGACCGCTCCGAGCGGCTGGACGTAGTGCCGCCGAAGTTCAGGGTTATCGTGACGCGTCGCCCCAAATACGCTTTCCGGGGCAGCGACGGCGTGGTCCAGGCCTTGGCGCCGGCACACATCATCGAAGGCGGCCTGCCGACGGAACGGCTGCTCGCCTATATCGCCGTTTCCAAATACGCCGATGGCCTTCCTCTTTATCGGCAGGAAGCGATCTATTTGCGTGATGGCGTCGAGATCAGCCGATCGCTGATGGCCCAATGGATGGGGCATCTGGGCTTCGAACTGCAGATGCTGGCCGATTATATCCTGGAGAGGGTCAAGGAGAGCGAAAGGATCTTTGCCGACGAGACGACCCTACCCACTCTTGCGCCCGGTTCGGGCAAAACCACCAAGGCCTGGCTTTGGGCTTACGCACGCGACGACCGCCCCTATGGCGGAACCAGTCCGCCGATGGTGGCCTATCGATTTGAAGACAGCAGAGGTGCGGATTGCGTGACGCGTCATCTCTCCGGATTCACCGGCATCCTGCAAGTGGATGGCTACTCGGCCTATACTAATCTCGCCAAGACGCGGGCCAAAACCGGCAGCAACGAAACGGTCCAGCTTGCAGGATGTTGGGCACATCTACGGCGCAAGTTTTATGACCTGCACATCAGCGGAGTCTCGCAGGCCGCCACAGACACTGTCCTGGCAATGACCGAGCTCTGGCGCATCGAGGATGAAGTTCGCGGTAAGGATGCCGACAGCCGCGCGGCCCGGCGCCAGGAGAAATCCTCGACCACCGTCGCCAGCCTCTTCGAGCTCTGGGAAAAGGAACTGGGCAAAGTCTCGGGAAAATCCAAAACCGCCGAGGCGATCCGCTACGCGCTCACCCGGCGCGAGGCGCTGGAGCGCTTTCTGACGGACGGTCGCATCGAAATCGACTCCAACATCGTCGAACGGGCGATCAGGCCCCAAACAATTACGAGAAAGAATAGCCTATTCGCCGGCAGCGAGGGCGGTGGACGAACTTGGGCGACGGTGGCCACCTTGTTGCAGACCTGCAAAATGAACGGCGTCGATCCGCTCGACTGGCTCTCGGAGACCTTGACCCGCATCGCTCAAGGCTGGCCCGCATCCGAAATCGAAGCTCTCATGCCCTGGAACTTCAGGTCAGACGCCGTCAGCTAA
- the tnpB gene encoding IS66 family insertion sequence element accessory protein TnpB (TnpB, as the term is used for proteins encoded by IS66 family insertion elements, is considered an accessory protein, since TnpC, encoded by a neighboring gene, is a DDE family transposase.), with product MALVRDGGLDPFNGALYVFRSKRADRVRIVWWDGSGVCLYSKTLEEQSFCWPGISAARIRLDHSQLMALLAGLDWKKIRPTKVRRPLLTG from the coding sequence ATGGCTCTGGTCAGAGATGGCGGTCTCGACCCGTTCAACGGAGCGCTTTATGTGTTCCGGTCGAAACGGGCGGACCGTGTTCGCATCGTCTGGTGGGATGGCAGCGGTGTCTGCCTCTATTCGAAAACCCTCGAGGAGCAGAGCTTTTGCTGGCCGGGCATATCGGCCGCCAGGATACGTCTGGACCATTCGCAATTAATGGCGCTTCTGGCCGGTCTGGATTGGAAGAAGATCCGGCCAACCAAGGTCAGACGGCCGTTGCTGACGGGCTGA